One part of the Nocardioides zeae genome encodes these proteins:
- a CDS encoding tyrosine-type recombinase/integrase yields the protein MVAARELDRVTVRVAVDRYLDGVARAVAGHSLAATTAANYRRDLAEFVELAGPETVLDDITGAQLDDIVLAYGARPDGRFRGNRDGGSAVPAPGSTKTRGAGATRRFQSSVSRFFERATRERWVEANPVLDAEVRVKRPRTSDPARKAVPTPVAKALLDGTTATPPGAATKPGADRDLGPRDELIFRLLLETGIRVSELCGIDQADIEERIVGEGSGADGDYATQTWLRVLGKGSKERWVPLSPGTVAMVDAYVAGSRPTPQPRTVKDPETGERVVTVGVEDAERALLLTWRGLRIRPRDVQLMVKRSCDALPPRLRRRVTPHGLRHTAATVLVHHGVPVNVIKDLLGHASIATTDVYLDTVAEELVAAVNRHPLTSG from the coding sequence GTGGTCGCTGCACGGGAGCTGGACCGGGTCACGGTGCGGGTGGCGGTCGACCGCTACCTCGACGGCGTCGCGCGGGCGGTCGCGGGTCACTCGCTGGCCGCGACGACGGCCGCGAACTACCGGCGCGACCTGGCCGAGTTCGTCGAGCTGGCCGGTCCCGAGACCGTGCTCGACGACATCACCGGGGCGCAGCTCGACGACATCGTGCTCGCCTACGGCGCCCGGCCCGACGGCCGCTTCCGCGGCAACCGGGACGGCGGCAGCGCCGTACCGGCTCCCGGGTCCACCAAGACCCGCGGCGCTGGCGCGACCCGCCGCTTCCAGTCCTCCGTCTCGCGGTTCTTCGAGCGGGCGACCCGTGAGCGCTGGGTCGAGGCGAACCCGGTGCTCGACGCGGAGGTGCGCGTCAAGCGGCCCCGCACCTCCGACCCCGCCCGCAAGGCCGTGCCCACGCCCGTCGCGAAGGCGCTCCTCGACGGCACCACGGCGACGCCGCCGGGTGCGGCCACCAAGCCCGGCGCCGACCGCGACCTCGGTCCGCGCGACGAGCTGATCTTCCGGCTGCTGCTCGAGACCGGCATCCGGGTCTCCGAGCTCTGCGGGATCGACCAGGCCGACATCGAGGAGCGGATCGTCGGCGAGGGGTCGGGCGCGGACGGCGACTACGCGACCCAGACCTGGCTGCGCGTCCTCGGCAAGGGCAGCAAGGAGCGGTGGGTGCCCCTCTCCCCCGGCACCGTCGCGATGGTCGACGCGTACGTCGCGGGCTCCCGCCCGACGCCCCAGCCGCGGACGGTCAAGGACCCGGAGACCGGTGAGCGGGTCGTGACCGTCGGGGTCGAGGACGCCGAGCGGGCGCTGCTCCTGACCTGGCGGGGCCTCCGCATCCGACCCCGCGACGTGCAGCTCATGGTGAAGCGGTCGTGCGACGCGCTCCCCCCGCGGCTGCGCCGCCGCGTGACGCCCCACGGGCTGCGGCACACCGCGGCCACCGTGCTGGTGCACCACGGCGTGCCGGTCAACGTCATCAAGGACCTGCTCGGTCACGCCTCGATCGCGACGACGGACGTCTACCTCGACACCGTTGCCGAGGAGCTGGTCGCCGCCGTGAACCGGCATCCGTTGACGTCGGGATGA
- a CDS encoding GNAT family N-acetyltransferase, whose protein sequence is MTVPLGVATTADVRACAAVLAEALADDPALHRLVPGEHDRHSRVAAVYEGTVRGALVAGIVDVARREPGGPVIGVAVWEAPDRRRAPLVGLRGLPRAVGAVGVRNLRASHAESARYAAARPATPHWYLTDIAVGGAARGLGVGSALLRHRLATIDADGAAAYLEATSPVNQRLYERFGFAPRGRIGGPGDDEGLTTMWRPAQG, encoded by the coding sequence ATGACCGTCCCCCTCGGAGTCGCGACGACCGCCGACGTCCGTGCCTGCGCCGCCGTCCTCGCCGAGGCGCTCGCCGACGATCCGGCCCTCCACCGCCTCGTGCCGGGCGAGCACGACCGCCACAGCCGGGTCGCGGCCGTCTACGAGGGCACCGTCCGCGGCGCGCTCGTCGCCGGCATCGTGGACGTCGCCCGTCGGGAGCCCGGCGGACCCGTCATCGGCGTGGCCGTCTGGGAGGCGCCGGACCGGCGCCGGGCTCCCCTGGTCGGACTGCGCGGGCTCCCCCGCGCCGTCGGCGCCGTCGGGGTCCGCAACCTGCGGGCGTCGCACGCGGAGAGCGCGCGGTACGCCGCGGCCCGGCCCGCGACGCCGCACTGGTACCTCACGGACATCGCGGTCGGGGGCGCGGCCCGCGGGCTCGGCGTGGGCAGCGCGCTCCTGCGCCACCGGCTGGCGACGATCGACGCCGACGGCGCCGCGGCGTACCTCGAGGCGACGAGCCCGGTGAACCAGCGGCTCTACGAGCGCTTCGGCTTCGCTCCCCGGGGCCGCATCGGAGGGCCGGGTGACGACGAGGGCCTGACGACCATGTGGCGTCCCGCCCAGGGCTGA
- the aqpZ gene encoding aquaporin Z, with product MTRATRPTPARAEAAPARLGPRLAAETVGTFWLVLAGCGTAVLAGEQVGYLGVALAFGLAVLTMAYAVGHVSGGHFNPAVTLGLAVARRFEWRDVPAYVAAQLVGASVAGGLLYVVASGRDGFSVADGFATNGFGDRSPEGYTLLAAAVTEVVLTAVFVFVILGVTDRRAPVGFAPLAIGLTLTAVHLVSIPVTNTSVNPARSLGVAWFDTAALGQSWLFVVAPLAGAAIAGLAYAVTTGVDRRDVDVDGGPATRSAA from the coding sequence ATGACCCGCGCCACCCGTCCCACGCCCGCCCGCGCCGAGGCCGCCCCGGCCCGCCTCGGCCCGCGCCTGGCCGCCGAGACCGTCGGCACCTTCTGGCTCGTCCTGGCCGGCTGCGGCACGGCCGTGCTGGCGGGGGAGCAGGTGGGGTACCTCGGCGTCGCCCTCGCGTTCGGGCTCGCGGTGCTCACGATGGCGTACGCCGTCGGTCACGTCTCCGGCGGTCACTTCAACCCCGCCGTGACGCTGGGCCTCGCCGTCGCCCGTCGCTTCGAGTGGCGCGACGTGCCGGCGTACGTCGCGGCGCAGCTCGTCGGCGCGAGCGTGGCCGGTGGGCTGCTCTACGTGGTCGCGTCGGGCCGCGACGGGTTCTCCGTCGCCGACGGCTTCGCCACCAACGGCTTCGGTGACCGGTCACCGGAGGGCTACACGCTGCTGGCGGCCGCCGTGACGGAGGTCGTGCTCACCGCCGTCTTCGTGTTCGTCATCCTCGGCGTCACCGACCGCCGTGCGCCCGTCGGCTTCGCGCCGCTCGCCATCGGCCTCACGCTGACCGCCGTGCACCTGGTCTCGATCCCGGTCACCAACACCTCGGTCAACCCGGCGCGGTCGCTGGGCGTCGCCTGGTTCGACACCGCGGCGCTGGGCCAGTCGTGGCTGTTCGTCGTCGCGCCGCTCGCGGGCGCGGCGATCGCCGGCCTCGCGTACGCCGTCACCACCGGGGTCGACCGCCGCGACGTGGACGTCGACGGCGGGCCGGCCACCCGGTCGGCCGCCTGA
- a CDS encoding Pr6Pr family membrane protein: MDLDTTHRRVAIAVGTARVAVSAVVVVLLMLTYVERIAVGDSNPFDYFGYFTNQTNLLMSVLLGGAGVLMLLGRPAPAWLATARGVATACLLVVAVVYNSLIPGTGTAPAWVSAVLHVVFPALALLDWLLVGDRHRLRWRSWWIVLPYPVVWLVVVLVRGATDGWVPYGFLLPERGVASLAAHCVGLLVALVAAGAVVWAGSRLRGTLLPRSSRRPA; the protein is encoded by the coding sequence ATGGACCTCGACACCACGCACCGTCGCGTCGCGATCGCCGTCGGCACGGCGCGCGTGGCCGTGTCGGCGGTCGTCGTCGTGCTGCTGATGCTGACCTACGTCGAGCGCATCGCCGTCGGCGACAGCAACCCGTTCGACTACTTCGGATACTTCACGAACCAGACGAACCTGCTGATGAGCGTGCTCCTGGGAGGCGCGGGCGTGCTGATGCTCCTCGGGCGCCCCGCGCCCGCGTGGCTGGCGACCGCCCGTGGCGTCGCCACCGCGTGCCTGTTGGTCGTCGCGGTCGTCTACAACAGCCTGATCCCCGGCACGGGCACTGCGCCGGCGTGGGTCAGTGCGGTGCTGCACGTGGTGTTCCCGGCGCTCGCACTGCTCGACTGGCTGCTCGTCGGTGACCGGCACCGGCTGCGGTGGCGGTCCTGGTGGATCGTCCTGCCGTACCCCGTCGTCTGGCTGGTCGTCGTGCTCGTCCGCGGGGCCACGGACGGCTGGGTGCCCTACGGCTTCCTCCTGCCGGAGCGCGGCGTGGCCTCCCTCGCCGCGCACTGCGTGGGGCTGCTCGTCGCACTCGTGGCGGCGGGCGCCGTCGTCTGGGCGGGTTCGCGGCTGCGGGGGACCCTGCTCCCCCGCAGCTCGCGCCGCCCTGCCTGA
- a CDS encoding methyltransferase domain-containing protein, with protein MTYSEVLFPGRHHAVTAFQVEYLHRLLAGEVTDASDQPIAVADDAVVIWPVTSANHAWTRRNPLPGHRREALVERVSVASGLPSLVVPVPDVPQHPRFAELVVTTVATALGHRPAPSPEHTLVACSTPAVAASYRALGFAVVGVEDAVETAPEDQPARPWEVVQRLAEGDASWRLIAHPETVAFYERYDVPRLVADLFADPVVSSEGDLTTTRDYRTYAASFETASDRKFEQVGPLLEPGRVVDVGCATGGLLERIAADPRFAESDLFGVDIARPLLDEAEHKKATGVFANPNIWFVRANILSGPVMPAASIDSTVTVALTHEVFSYGAGRADVEAFARRVHEHTRIGGVWVNSDVLGPDEPDRLVRLTLRTDDGVTPVEPHRELDDLAPAEVAAYVECLSTAGRLVQFAHDFPRLSGTAFAAERLPTDDGTATYQLRLGDAMEFLTTKDYADNWLSECHESFCGLSFADWRTVLTDAGFTLDPTSAAWRNEWLAEHRFSPVAELADAGTGAPLPWPVTHVLTVARRPLG; from the coding sequence GTGACGTACTCCGAGGTGCTGTTCCCCGGCCGCCACCACGCGGTCACCGCGTTCCAGGTCGAGTACCTGCACCGGCTGCTCGCCGGTGAGGTCACGGACGCATCCGACCAGCCGATCGCCGTGGCCGACGACGCGGTCGTCATCTGGCCGGTCACGTCGGCCAACCACGCCTGGACGCGACGCAACCCGCTGCCGGGCCACCGCCGCGAGGCCCTCGTGGAACGCGTCTCGGTTGCCTCCGGGTTGCCGAGCCTCGTCGTGCCGGTGCCCGACGTGCCGCAGCACCCCCGGTTCGCCGAGCTCGTCGTGACGACCGTCGCCACGGCGCTGGGCCACCGACCGGCGCCGTCGCCCGAGCACACCCTGGTCGCCTGCTCGACGCCGGCGGTCGCCGCGTCGTACCGAGCCCTCGGCTTCGCCGTCGTCGGCGTCGAGGACGCCGTCGAGACCGCGCCCGAGGACCAGCCCGCGCGCCCCTGGGAGGTCGTGCAGCGGCTCGCCGAGGGCGACGCGTCCTGGCGGCTGATCGCGCACCCGGAGACGGTGGCGTTCTACGAGCGGTACGACGTGCCCCGCCTCGTGGCCGACCTCTTCGCCGACCCGGTGGTCTCCAGCGAGGGCGACCTGACGACCACGCGCGACTACCGCACCTACGCCGCGTCCTTCGAGACCGCCTCCGACCGCAAGTTTGAGCAGGTCGGACCGCTCCTCGAGCCCGGTCGGGTCGTCGACGTCGGCTGTGCCACCGGTGGGCTGCTGGAGCGCATCGCCGCCGACCCGCGGTTCGCCGAGTCGGACCTGTTCGGCGTCGACATCGCGCGGCCGTTGCTCGACGAGGCCGAGCACAAGAAGGCCACCGGCGTCTTCGCGAACCCCAACATCTGGTTCGTGCGCGCCAACATCCTCTCCGGCCCGGTGATGCCCGCCGCCTCGATCGACTCCACCGTCACCGTGGCGCTCACCCACGAGGTGTTCTCGTACGGCGCGGGTCGCGCCGACGTCGAGGCGTTCGCCCGGCGCGTCCACGAGCACACGCGCATCGGCGGGGTCTGGGTGAACTCCGACGTCCTCGGTCCCGACGAGCCGGACCGGCTGGTGCGGCTGACCCTGCGGACCGACGACGGCGTCACGCCCGTCGAGCCCCACCGCGAGCTGGACGACCTGGCACCCGCCGAGGTGGCGGCGTACGTCGAGTGCCTGTCGACCGCCGGGCGCCTCGTGCAGTTCGCGCACGACTTCCCCCGGCTCTCCGGGACCGCGTTCGCCGCGGAGCGGCTGCCGACGGACGACGGCACCGCGACGTACCAGCTGCGGCTCGGCGACGCCATGGAGTTCCTCACGACGAAGGACTACGCCGACAACTGGCTCAGCGAGTGCCACGAGTCGTTCTGCGGGCTGAGCTTCGCCGACTGGCGGACCGTGCTGACGGACGCCGGGTTCACCCTCGACCCCACCTCGGCGGCCTGGCGCAACGAGTGGCTGGCCGAGCATCGGTTTTCCCCCGTGGCCGAGCTCGCCGACGCCGGGACCGGTGCGCCTCTCCCCTGGCCGGTCACCCACGTGCTCACCGTGGCGCGACGGCCGTTGGGCTGA
- a CDS encoding nucleoside deaminase gives MDLTDPSLVARLLEVVEHDVVPLTRAGVEEGNKLFGAAILRREDRSLVLAATNAETRNPLWHGEVHAIKLFHELPASDRPDPGDCLFLATHEPCSLCLSALAWSGFADAAYLFSHADSADAFAIPHDIAILKAVYAVPDPDRDAPAPGRDLYNRSSPFLTTADLAAAVATSDDPAAADAVVRLRTTYDALSATYQQSKGGAGIPLP, from the coding sequence ATGGACCTGACCGACCCGTCGCTGGTGGCTCGCCTGCTCGAGGTGGTCGAGCACGACGTCGTACCGCTGACGCGGGCGGGGGTCGAGGAGGGCAACAAGCTGTTCGGGGCCGCGATCCTGCGGCGGGAAGACCGTTCGCTGGTCCTCGCCGCCACGAACGCGGAGACCCGGAACCCGCTGTGGCACGGCGAGGTGCACGCCATCAAGCTCTTCCACGAGCTGCCGGCCTCCGACCGTCCGGATCCGGGTGACTGCTTGTTCCTCGCGACCCACGAGCCGTGCTCGTTGTGCCTCTCGGCGCTCGCGTGGTCGGGGTTCGCGGACGCGGCGTACCTCTTCAGCCACGCCGACTCCGCCGACGCCTTCGCGATCCCGCACGACATCGCGATCCTCAAGGCCGTCTACGCCGTGCCCGATCCCGACCGCGACGCGCCCGCGCCCGGCCGCGACCTCTACAACCGCAGCAGCCCGTTCCTCACCACGGCCGACCTCGCCGCAGCGGTGGCGACCTCCGACGACCCCGCCGCCGCGGACGCCGTGGTGCGCCTGCGGACGACGTACGACGCGCTCTCGGCGACCTACCAGCAGTCGAAGGGCGGAGCGGGCATCCCGCTCCCGTGA